From Carassius auratus strain Wakin chromosome 22, ASM336829v1, whole genome shotgun sequence, a single genomic window includes:
- the LOC113040435 gene encoding protein NLRC3-like has translation MDAPPTEYCTTLGCVNSDSCSMSEERGKDPPSEMSLSEKQSVRSGSHVSSSVSVKSDRSKGCEQPEFSDKKSSSSKSLRSGSHVPSSVSVKSDRSKGCEQPEFSDKKSSTKRLQDETLDADVQSHRNKNLFEKDNLLWIFKDLETKIITFLKNELEKFKKILQKEDIQYFVKHFNENRCSIKEAALDLTLYFLREMKQDEAANTLEDELIFVHQLKCSLKKKYQCVFEGIAKQGDSTLLNNIYTDLYITQGCSEQINTEHEVRQIEVTSRHSESQEIPVECTNMFKAPEQDKEIRTVLTKGVAGIGKSVSVQKFVLDWAEEKNNQDISFIFPLPFREMNLKEKEKQSLLDLITEFFPETKGLNIARRNQKVLFILDGLDEFRLPLKFDVNEKWSDVSSPASLDVLLTNLIKGNLLPSALIWITTRPAAASKIPPECIDRLTEVRGFNDEQKEEYFKKRFEDQNQAKEIIDHVKKSKSLFIMCHIPVVCWISATVLQNILEEKKNNDLENNQADDASKTLQESNTEDTPKTLTQMYTHFLRFQILQSRRKYDGEYTLDVSWDKDAILSLGKLAFHQLERNNLIFYDTDLEACGIDIYKASVYSGMCTQIFKEETGIILGTMYCFVHLSIQEFIAALYAHMFLDINKKSVFVHDPTMTDFLKTAMGDALKSTNGHLDPFVHFLFVLLLQPKSKKNMTDLLKTAVDKALESDNGHLDLFLRFLLGLSLQSNRRLLRGLLTQQNDNDQSKKEIVQYIKQKLEANLSPERSINLFYCLNELNDQTLVKDIQTHLSKGSLSSSDLSPAQWSALTFVLLTSEKELEEFELQKFKKSDECLVRLLSVIKTSKRAL, from the exons ATGGATGCTCCACCAACTGAATATTGCACAACACTGGGTTGTGTGAATTCAGACAG CTGCAGTATGTCAGAGGAGCGAGGAAAGGACCCTCCGTCTGAGATGAGTCTCTCGgagaaacagag tgtaagatcaggctcacatgtgtccagctctgtgtctgtgaagagtgaccgaTCAAAGGGATGTGAGCAACCGGAGTTCAGTGATAAAAAATCATCATCTTCCAAAAG TTTAAGATCAGGTTCACATGTgcccagctctgtgtctgtgaagagtgaccgaTCAAAAGGATGTGAACAACCGGAATTCAGTGATAAAAAATCATCTACCAAAAG ACTTCAGGATGAGACATTAGATGCAGATGTCCAGAGTCACAGGAACAAGAATTTGTTTGAGAAAGATAATCTCCTATGGATCTTCAAG gatcttgaaacaaaaataatcacatttctgaagaatgaactggaaaagtttaagaaaatattacaaaaggaAGACATACAATACTTTGTGAAGCAttttaatgagaacagatgcagtatcaaagaagcagctcttgatctcacactctacttcctgagagagatgaagcaagatgaagctgctAATACTCTAGAAG ATGAGCTGATCTTTGTTCATCAGCTAAAATGTAGCCTAAAGAAAAAGTATCAGTGTGTttttgaaggaattgcaaagcaaggtgACTCAACACTTCTGAataacatctacacagatctctatatcactcagggttgtagtgaacagaTCAATACTGAACACGAAGTAAGACAGATTGAAGTTACTTCCAGACATTCTGAATCACAAGAGATACCAGTTGAGTGCACAAACATGTTTaaagcacctgaacaagacaaggagatcagaactgtactgacaaaaggagttgcaGGCATTGGGAAATCAGTCTCTGTGCAAAAGTTTGTTTTAGATTgggctgaagaaaaaaataatcaggatatcagcttcatatttcctcttcctttccgggagatgaacttaaaggaaaaagaaaaacaaagtttgTTGGACCTTATAACTGAGTTTTTCCCGGAGACAAAAGGATTGAACATTGCAAGAAGGAACCAAAAAGTCCtgttcattcttgatggattggatgaattTCGTCTTCCTCTGAAGTTTGATGTTAATGAGAAGTGGTCTGATGTATCATCACCAGCATCTCTGGATGTTCTCTTGACaaacctcatcaagggaaatctgcttccttctgctctcatctggatcaccaccagaccagcagctgccagtaagattcctcctgaaTGTATAGATCGGCTGACAGAGGTACGAGGGTTCAATGATGAACAGAAGGAGGAGTATTTCAAAAAACGATTTGAAGATCagaatcaggccaaagaaatcattgatcatgttaaaaaatcaaagagtctctttatcatgtgtCACATTCCAGTtgtctgctggatttcagccactgttctccaaaacattttagaggaaaaaaaaaataatgatctaGAAAACAATCAGGCTGATGATGCCTCCAAAACACTTCAGGAATCgaatactgaagacactcctaagactctgacacaGATGTACACACACTTTCTCCGCTTTCAGATCCTgcagagcagacgaaagtatgatggagaGTATACACTAGATGTTTCATGGGATAAAGATGCCATCCTTTCACTGGGAAAACTGGCATttcatcagctggaaagaaacaacCTGATCTTCTATGATACAGAcctggaagcctgtggtattgacatctataaggcatcagtgtattcaggcatgtgtacccagatctttaaggaggaaactGGGATCAttcttggtaccatgtactgctttgttcacttgagcattcaagagtttattgcagccctttatgcacataTGTTTCTAGACATCAACAAGAAAAGTGTGTTTGTTCATGACCCAACTATGACTGATTTTCTCAAGACTGCCATGGGCGATGCACTTAAGAGTACCAATGGACACCTGGACCCTTTCGTTCACTTCCTTTTTGTTCTGTTACTCCAGCCCAAATCCAAAAAAAACATGACTGATTTGCTCAAAACTGCAGTGGATAAGGCACTTGAGAGTGACAATGGACATCTGGACCTTTTCCTTCGCTTCCTTCTCggtttgtcactccagtccaatcGGCGACTCTTACGAGGTCTGTTAACTCAGCAAAATGACAATGACCAGAgcaaaaaggaaatagttcagtacatcaagcagaaattagaagctaatctgtctccagagagatccattaatttgttctactgtctgaatgaactgaatgatcAAACTCTGGTGAAAGATATTCAGACTcaccttagcaaaggaagtctctcatcttCTGACCTTTCtcctgcccagtggtctgctttgacctttgtgttgttgacatcagagaaggagctggaggagtttgagcttcagaaattcaagaaatcagatgAGTGTCTTGTTAGATTATTATCAGTCATCAAAACCtccaaaagagctctgtaa